GGAAGCCCTTCAAGCAGTCCATTCGCAAAGCCCTGCAGGAGTCGTGAAGAAAAAAAGAGGGGGATTGTCAGGCAGCATCCAAGCACCTCGGGATCTGTAGGGAGTGAATCGCTCTCGAACTCCCATTCACCAGAGAGACACAGAGAACACAGAGGAATTCCATAAGAATTCCAGAATCTTCTCTGTACCCTCCGTGTCTCCGTGGTGAATAACGGGATATTGGAATCCGCCAACTCCCTTACAGTTTTACCGTCAGAACAAAAGCTTCAAGACATCCTGCAAAGACTTCACCCCCATGCATTCGATTTCCAGCTCCTGAGACAATCTTTCCGCATTGCTTTTGGGTACCAGACACTTGGAAAACCCCAGTTTTTGAGCCTCCAACGCTCTCAGTGCGCTGTGTCCCACCCCCCGAACTTCTCCCGCCAGCCCGACCTCACCCCATACCACCAACTCCGAAGGCAAAGGCCGATCCAGATAGGTGCTCATGAGAGCCGTCGTCATGGCAAGGTCCGAAGCGGGTTCCAACAGGCGTACCCCTCCCGCCACATTCACGAAAACATCCTGCTGAGTAAAATTGAGGCCGAGCTTTTTTTCCAGAACGGCCAGAAGCAATGATAGACGATTGCTGTCCACCCCCATGCTCGTACGGCGCGGCTGCAACCAACCGGTAGCACTCACCAACGCCTGGAGCTCCACGAGCAGAGGGCGGGTTCCTTCTACCGAACAAGCGACAACAGAACCGGAAACCCCTGTGGGACGTTCCGCCAAAAGCAGCTTGGAGGGATTGGGAACTTCCTCCAGTCCCACTTCCTTCATTTCAAAAACACCCACTTCATTGGTGGAGCCGTACCGGTTTTTCACGGCGCGCAGAAGCCGGAAAGTATGCGTGCGATCGCCCTCCAGGTAAAGCACTGTATCTACAAGATGTTCCAGGGCTCTCGGCCCCGCGATGGAACCCTCCTTTGTCACGTGTCCGACAACGAAGATACTGACGCGGCTTTCCTTGGCTGCTCGCATCAACCGCGCAGCACATTCTCTCACCTGGCTCACGGAACCCGGAGCCACATCCAGGGCACGCGTGTGCACGGTCTGTATAGAGTCGATCACCAGTATGTCTGGAGTCCTCTTTCCCACAGCATCGAGAACCGCCTCCAGCAGAGTTTCCGAATACACATAGAGACTGGGCGATTCGACTCCCAGGCGCATTGCCCTTACCTTCAACTGCTGAGGGCTTTCTTCTCCGGAAACATAGAGTACCTGCTTTTCTTCAGAAAGACGTGCAAGAACCTGCAACAACAGGGTCGACTTTCCGATTCCGGGATCCCCAGCCACAAGAACGAGTGATCCCGGAATCAATCCCCCCCCCAGCACCCGGTCCCATTCGCCTATGCCGGAAAGAATACGGGCTTCCGTTTCTGACGGAATATCTATCAATGCGACTGGACAATTCTGTGAGCTCCCACCGACAATGTCCTTGCCGGTCTTCCTGAAGGCAATCTCTTCCACCAAACTTTCCCAACTTCTGCATTCGGGACAGCGCCCGAGCCACTTGGGACTCACATATCCACATTGTTGACATCGATAGATTGTCTTCTGATCGGCCATATCACCCTCTTAATGAAGGATTGGATGTGAAGCTTCGATATAACATTTACAGGGAACGAATCATTACATAGCGCTTGCGGAGAAAAATGTCATCACCCTCCACTCTGGGAAATGCTATTAAGACTTTCCCCCCCCTTCACCTCTATTCACAAACGGCTCCAGCCATCCGCCCCTTTACCGCAAAAGCTCCTCACGCTTTCCGCAAGGAAAGCCAAGCCTTCGATTATGCTCGCACGCACGGGTCGCTACAATTCGTTACAGGCCCATTGTTCGATTGACAAACTCGAAAAGATTGGTTTATATTCCGACCCTGAGCATTCAGAAACAGCATAGCTATCAGTGGGATGATGTTAAAATCAGGTAATTCTCTTAGCAGAGAGGAGTTTTTCTAATGGCTGGAAAAAATATCATTGAAATCAGTGACAATAATTTCGAACAGGAAGTCCTGAAATCTGATTTGCCTGTGCTGGTGGATTTCTGGGCTCCGTGGTGCGGTCCCTGCCGGGCTATCGCTCCCGTTGTCGAAGAGCTCTCGGGGGAATATGAAGGCAAACTGAAAGTTGCCAAATGCAACGTTGATGATAATCCCAAGACGCCTTCCAAGTACGGCATTCGCGCTATTCCTACTCTCATTATCTTCAAAGGCGGAAACGTGAGCGAGCAGATCACGGGCGCTGTAGCAAAATCCCAAATTATGGCTGCCATCGATAAGGCAGTCGCTTAAGAATGTTCTGCATAGGGTCTTATGGAGTGCGTCATTGTGGAGCCCCAGCCCTATCCTTCAATCTTCCTTCTCGACAGTGCTGACGAGCCATGTTTAAGATGGAGTAATTTAAAAGGAGGGCCGGCAAGGCTAACAGGCTGGCCTGCCCACAACTCTGCCTCACATCACCCCCCCCTTTCGGGCGCGGGAGCCAGGAAGGTATCTCCGGCGTCGATGAAGGCCAGGCGCGATGATGGGATAGTTGCTTTTGGGGAGAAAGCCCTCCAACCCATTTGATAACCTCGACGACCTCATTGCATTCAGGCTGTTGACAATAAGCCTGATCCCGCCCCATGCCCCTGTCTTGGATAAGACCGTTAGAGCAGGAGAAAAAGGCTGCGGATTCCTTTTAAATGGTTTTTCGTGGCACGCAATTGGGCGCTTGTGGTCATAGATAGAGTCCGGTGCACCTGAGTTTACGCAACGTCTTCCATCTAGGGAGGCTCCAGGTTTTTCTTAAACCGATTTCAAGAAAGGTAACCCCTTTGATCTTATGTCAGCCAAAGGGAACGGCTTTTGCCAAAATCCATGTCCTACGGCGTACAATGAGCCTGATGGCACATCGGTATTTTGGAGGCCGAAGCCTGGAGATCGGAGTGCACTTCAGTTATGCAGAATTGTTTTTTTGAGGAAATTACATGTCTTTTCCGTTTATTAAATTGAAGATATTCTTTCATCACCTTCCACATTTTTTCCTTTTTTTCCTGCTTCTCCTCTGCACCGGTTGCGGCACATCCCTCACCAATTATTATTTTGGAGACCTCTTTGGCAAGAGCAAGTCGTCGACCATCGAAAGGAGCGCAGAGCAGCTTGCTTTGGATGGCATGCAGCAGATGAGAGACAAAGACTACGATGACGCTCTCAAGTCTTTCCAGCAATTGAAGGAACACTATCCATACAGTAAATATGCCATCCTTGCAGAACTCAAATTGGGTGATGCTCACTTCTATAATAAAGACTATAGCAATGCGGCCCTCGCTTACGAAGAGTTCGCAAGGCTTCACCCTCGAAATGAAGTCATTCCGTATGTGCTCTACCAGATCGGAATGTGTCATTTCCTCTCCTTCAGCACTGTAGATCGAGATCAGGAAGAAACGCGCCTGGCCATGGAGGCCTTCCAAAAACTCATTCAGACGCATCCTCAATCGGAATATGCTCAGAGAGGCAAAAAACAGCTCTTTGAATGTCAGAAACGTATTGTGGCACACGAATTTCAGGTGGGGCAATTTTATTTTCGCCTGGAACAATATGCTTCTGCCAAGGTACGTTTAGACATGATCAAGGATACATATCCCGAAGCCGTCAAAGATTTGGGCTATCAGGACGAAATCGACCAGATGCTGGCCAAGTGCGCAACAGAGGTTGTGAAGGAGAAAAAGAAACCCAGTATTTGGACTCGCATAGGATTTTGAATGCATTCCAGTTGAGAGACCTATTTTGGGGGGGCAACTGGGAAAGGCGGAAACCGCAACAATATGCTGAGAGATGGCTTCAAAAAAGCGAGCCCTCTTTCAAGCCCTTCGGTTCAAGGAGATGCCAGCCCTCCCCGCGAGGGGTATAATTTTGTGAAAGTTGATCATATCGTTTCAATCAATATTGAGGATTGGTCATAAAATTGATTCAACCCGATTGATTGGAAACCAAGCAAAAACGGAGCACGCAGACCTACCTTTTGAAGCGACCTCACGACAGACCAGGTGAAGAAACAATTAGAGATCACCCATTGAGCCAAGTCCCACTGTTCGGCCAACACCACTTCCCTGAAATCCGAAAGCTTCTTAAGTAGTGGAAACAGAGCAAGCTTCTTGCCGGCCTCCACCAATCGCCGGCTATCGAAACAGGAATCTCTCATGCGATGGGAATCCATGTCCCAACCGAAATCGAAGAAAATTATGTAGAAAGTTGCACAAGTAAACCACGGATAAACGGAGAAAAGCAATCATGACCGAGCCAAACCAAGAGACGAACGATGCACCGGAGAAAGAGACTGCGGAACGGGAACCCCGGGATCAGCAGCGCAATGAAATGAATCTGGTGGAACTCAAGAGCAAGAACATCAGGGAACTCATGAGCATTGCCAGGGGCTTCAATATTGAAGGAGCCAGTTCCATGCGAAAGCAGGAACTCATCTTTGCACTTCTACAGGCCCAGGCACAAATGAGCGGGCTCATTTACGGTGAAGGAGTCCTGGAAATCCTGCCCGACGGCTTTGGTTTCCTGAGAAGCCAGAACTACAACTACCTCCCAGGCCCGGATGACATCTATGTATCCCCTTCCCAGATCCGCCGTTTCAGTCTTCGAACCGGCGACAGCATTTCCGGTCAGATCAGACCGCCCAAAGACAACGAACGTTATTTTGCCCTTTTGAAGGTTGAATCCGTCAATTTTGAAGACCCGGATGTCGCCCGAGACAAGATTCTTTTTGACAACCTCACTCCCCTCTATCCGGACAGGAGGGTCCGGCTGGAAACGGTATCGGATAACCTGTCCACGCGAGTCATGGACCTGCTCACGCCCATCGGATTCGGACAGCGCGGCCTCATCGTGGCTCAGCCCCGTACAGGCAAGACTACACTGCTTCAAAATATTGCCAATGCCATAACCATCAACCACCGGGATGCCTATCTGATCGTTTTGCTCATCGATGAACGTCCGGAAGAAGTCACGGACATGCAGCGCAACGTTCGTGCCGAAGTGGTGAGTTCCACCTTTGATGAACCCCCACAGCGCCATGTTCAAGTGGCGGAAATGGTCATCGAAAAGGCCAAACGTCTCGTGGAGCACAAACGCGATGTCGTGATTCTACTCGACAGTATCACGCGCCTTGCCCGGGCCTACAATACGGTAGTCCCCCCGAGCGGCAAGATTCTCTCGGGCGGTTTGGATTCCAACGCATTGCATCGCCCCAAACGGTTCTTCGGAGCGGCGCGTAATGTCGAACAGGGAGGCAGCCTCACCATTATCGCCACAGCCTTGACGGACACCGGAAGCCGAATGGACGATGTGATCTTCGAAGAATTCAAGGGCACCGGCAACATGGAAATCGTGCTGGATCGCAAGCTCGCCGACCGCCGCATCTTCCCCGCCATCGACATCAACAAATCCGGCACCCGAAAAGAAGAATTGCTGCTCGATCCTGAAGATCTCAATCGCATCTGGATTCTGAGAAAGCTGCTTTCGCCCCTGAACCCTATCGACGCCATGGAATTTCTCCTGGATAAGATGCAGGGCAGCAAAGACAATACGGATTTCCTGGCTTCCATGAATCGATAACCCTTGCAATCCTTGGAATATCGGAAAGAACACCTTATATTTTCAAAGCAGTGTGAAAGCTATCGCCCTCAGCTGCAAAAGCTGTGGGAAACATTCCTTCGGAGTGTATCGACTCAAAGAGAGCGAAGCCGTCTAAAACTGCTTGAAAGTAATTCGAATAAGTCTATAATGAAAAATTTGCGAAGGCTTACCATCACCAATGAGGAGGAAAACAATCCAATGAAAGAGAACATTCACCCCACTTATCACCAGACAGTCATTCGGTGTGCTTGCGGAAATGAAATTCCCACAGGTTCTACCAAAGAAGATATCCGCGTGGAAATTTGTTCCAAATGCCATCCCTTTTACACAGGCAAGCAAAAACTCGTGGATTCGGCAGGCCGCATTGAACGCTTCCGCAAGAAATACGAAAAATTCCAAAACAAAGAGACCCAGGAATAGTCTGTTTTTCAGTCGTCTTTTCTGGCATTCCCTTTAACGAGAATCAATACGCACTTCATGCAGTTCATGCCTCGCCTTTCCCCTCGCATCGGGGGGGAGGAGCGACGCAGGAAGCGACTTTCTTTTCCGGGAAAGCATTCACCCGGGATTTTGAACTGAAAGACCCTTCGCGAGCTTGGCAACAACACAACAGGCAAGATGGATATGTTTGATCGTTTGGAAAGTGTCGCAGAAAGATTCCGGAAACTGGAATCGGACCTCAGCAATCCTGACCTTTTGGCTAACCAGAAGGAATATCAGAAGATTGTCAAGGAACACTCTGAAATTTCCCCCATCGTGGAGGGTTATCAGCGTTACAAGGATATCAGGCAGCAGATCCAGGAGAGCCAGGAATTGCTGGAGCAGGAAGACGATTCCGAGATGAGGGAGCTCATTCGAGACGAGATCGTTCAGCTGAAAAAAGAGCTGGAAACGACCGAACAGCAGCTCAAATTCATGCTCGCTCCCAAGGATCCCAATGACGATAAGAACGTCATCCTCGAAATTCGCGCAGGAACAGGTGGTGAGGAAGCGGCCCTCTTTGTTGCCGATCTCTTCCGTATGTACTCCCGCTACGCGGAAATGCGCGGATGGAAAGTGGATATCATGGATTCCCATCCCACGGGAATCGGTGGATTCAAGGAAATTACCGCGGCTATCAACGGCAAAGGGGCATTCAGTCGATTGAAATATGAGAGAGGAGTGCACCGGGTGCAACGGGTGCCCGCTACGGAGAGCCAGGGAAGAATCCACACCTCTGCAGTGACGGTTGCCGTATTGCCGGAAGCGGAAGAGGTCGACGTCTTCATTGACCCCAATGAAATTCGTGTGGATGTTTTCCGTTCGTCAGGGCCGGGCGGACAGAGCGTCAACACCACAGACTCCGCGATTCGCATCACTCACCTTCCCACAGGGCTGGTGGTGACGTGTCAGGACGAAAAATCGCAGCACAAGAACAAAGCCAAGGCGTTGAAGGTGCTTCGAGCCAGGCTTTTGGACCAGATGCAAAGCGAACAGGACGCCAAGATCGCGCAGGAAAGAAAGAGCCAGGTGGGATCGGGGGATCGTAGCGAACGGATTAGAACCTACAATTTCCCACAAAACCGTGTGACCGACCACCGGATCAATCTTACGCTCTACAAGCTGGAAAGTGTCATGGGGGGAATGATCGATGAAGTCATCGATCCTTTGATCACATACTTTCAATCGGAGGCTCTTAAAAGTGAGGAGTAGGGCACGCTGCTCGGCAGCAGCGGGACAAGGCCTCACTGCCGCCGAGCTTTCAACATAATATCCATCTCTTTCAAAACCTGGAATTCATGACCCAGCCACAAGCCTCATCAAAGGAATCGGGGATGGGAGAAACATGGACCATCCTGAAGGTGATTCAATGGACTACAGGATACTTTGCCCGCAAAGGGATCGAGCAGCCGCGCGCCAATGCCGAAGTACTCCTCGCACATGTCCTCGGCCTGCAGCGCATCGAGCTTTACCTGCGCCATGATCAACCCCTCACCACCTCTGAACTCGCCCGCTACCGTGAGGCGGTCAGACGGAGAGCGGCCCGTGAACCCACTCAATACATTACGAAAAAACAAGAATTCTGGTCTCTCGAATTTGAAGTCGGCCCGTCCGTGCTGATTCCACGCCCGGAAACAGAATTACTGGTTGAAAACGCCTTAAAAATTCTCGGGACCGGCCCCGCCAGAATCATGGACCTGGGGACAGGTTCCGGGGCGATCTCTGTTGCACTGGCTCATGAATGCCCTACCCTCCAGATCATTGCTACCGACACATCCGTTCGAGCCCTGGAGATCGCCAGGCGCAATGCCGACCGGCACAATGTGTCGTCGCGCATTTTCTTTGTTGCCATGGATCTTTTTGCCGCCCTGGCCCCTTTGCCCCTTTTCGACCTGATTGTCACCAATCCTCCCTACATTGGGGATGCGGAATTTTCGGAGCTTGCCGCGGAAGTCTCCGGCTATGAACCGCACACAGCCCTTAAAGGCGGTGGGATCGAGGGATTGACGGTCATTCGAAAAATCCTTCAGGAAATGCCGCTTTACCTAAAGGCCGGGGGCGCTTTGCTCATGGAAATCGGTCACCGGCAGGCAGCTCTTTTGCAAAAAGAGATCGAGGAAAATCCTCAAATCGAATTTCACGAATTTATCAGCGATTATTCCGGAATTTTGAGAGTCTTAAAGCTTCGTAAAGTCAACAGGTGAATGGATGGACAAACTGGTGATCGAGGGGGGAATTCCCCTCCAAGGAGAAGTGAATATCAGCGGGGCGAAGAATGCGACATTGCCCCTCATGGCCGCAAGTCTTCTTGCCGCCGGAAAACACACCTTATCGAATGCTCCCAAGTTGAGGGACATTCGCACGATGCAGAACCTGCTGGCACATATGGGAGCATCCTGCGAACACAACGATCTTCTCCAGATCGACACGAGCGACATTCACACGCTCGAAGCTCCTTACGATCTGGTAAAAACCATGAGAGCCTCCGTGCTGGTGTTGGGTCCCATGCTGGCCAGGTACCATCGCGCCCGCGTTTCACTCCCGGGAGGATGCGCCATCGGTGCGCGGCCCATCAACCTTCACCTCATGGGACTGGAGCAGATGGGAGTCGAGGTCCAGTTGGACCACGGCTACGTCATCGCCCGTGCAGACAGACTCAAGGGAGCGACCATCAGCTTCGACCAGGTGACTGTGACGGGAACCGAAAACCTGATGATGGCCGCAACACTGGCCGAAGGGACCACCCTTCTCAAAAATGCGGCTCGGGAACCTGAAGTCGTAGCTTTGGCGGAATACCTCTGTAAGATGGGAGCGCGTATCGAGGGAGCGGGAACGGCGGAAATCACCATCGAAGGGGTGAAGGAGCTCTTTCCCGGAAGCTTCAGGGTGATCCCGGATCGGATTGAAGCGGGAACGTACCTGGTAGCCGCAGGCATCACGGGAGGAGAGTTGAAGCTCAATTCCTGCCGGCCGGAACATCTGGAAGCCGTGATTCAAAAACTGCAGGCAGCCGGATTGAGTATCGACGCGGGAGACGATTTCCTGCGGGTTCGAAGCAATGGAATCATTCAGAGTGTAGACATCAAGACGTGGCCTTACCCCGCCTTTCCCACAGACATGCAGGCGCAGTTCATGTCCCTCATGACTCTCGGCAACGGGGTCAGCGTTATCATAGAACAGATATTTGAAAACCGTTTCATGCACGTGCTGGAACTGAAACGGCTGGGTGCGGACATAGAACTGGATGGACGCACCGCAGTGGTCAGGGGAGTGAAAAAGCTGTCGGGAGCCCCCGTCATGGCAACGGATCTTCGCGCCTCCGCTTCGCTGGTCCTTGGAGCACTGGCAGCGGAAGGAATCACGGAAGTCAACCGCATTTATCACCTGGACCGGGGATATGAAGCCATGGAAAAGAAGCTCGCCGCGGTAGGCGCAAGAATCTGGCGGGAAAAGAGTTAAAGGCTCAGCCGATCCATAAGTGTTCTAAATGTCTTGCAGTTGAACTGAAAACAACGGGAGGTCGCAGCAATGATGGAACGTTCGCCCGAGCTCGCTTCCTCCCGGGACCCATCTCCAGAAAATAAGGAAATTTCCCAACCCTTCCAACAAATACCAATGACCTATCAAAGGTCCGGATCCGTTTTTTCAAGGATACCCTCTGTTCTCCACATTTCCCGCCCGATGCCGCCGCTGACCCTGGCTTTTGGAGGGGGAATCCTTCTAGGGCATTACACCCCCTCTATCCTCCCCAATGGGACTCTCATCCTGCTCTCAAGCCTTCTCATGGGCTGTCTTCTTGCCATAAATTTCCGCGGCCCGGCGCCTTTGCGCTCTCTCATCCCTCCTCTCGCGTTTTTCCTGATACTGGGTCTTTGGGCCGCCCGCCTCAGCTCCCCGATCATGCCTCATCCGCCGGAGCTCGAACCATTCTTCGAACGCCCGCAAACCCTTTTCCTGGCCGAGGTCCTTTCTTCTCCCGAATTCCATCCCGAAAAAACGCGCCTTCCGGTGAAACTGCTGCGAGCTTATATCGAAGGGAAAAGCCTCGCCGTAAAGGGAGGGATCCTTGTCACAATCGACGGCAACCCCGAAATGTCCCCAAAGTGGCTGCCTGGCGACCGTCTCCTCTTGCGTCTCACTCTCAAACGCTTTCATGATTTTCAAAACCCGGGAGGTTACTCCTACACAAAGAGA
This region of Desulforhabdus amnigena genomic DNA includes:
- the bamD gene encoding outer membrane protein assembly factor BamD: MSFPFIKLKIFFHHLPHFFLFFLLLLCTGCGTSLTNYYFGDLFGKSKSSTIERSAEQLALDGMQQMRDKDYDDALKSFQQLKEHYPYSKYAILAELKLGDAHFYNKDYSNAALAYEEFARLHPRNEVIPYVLYQIGMCHFLSFSTVDRDQEETRLAMEAFQKLIQTHPQSEYAQRGKKQLFECQKRIVAHEFQVGQFYFRLEQYASAKVRLDMIKDTYPEAVKDLGYQDEIDQMLAKCATEVVKEKKKPSIWTRIGF
- the rho gene encoding transcription termination factor Rho, whose product is MNLVELKSKNIRELMSIARGFNIEGASSMRKQELIFALLQAQAQMSGLIYGEGVLEILPDGFGFLRSQNYNYLPGPDDIYVSPSQIRRFSLRTGDSISGQIRPPKDNERYFALLKVESVNFEDPDVARDKILFDNLTPLYPDRRVRLETVSDNLSTRVMDLLTPIGFGQRGLIVAQPRTGKTTLLQNIANAITINHRDAYLIVLLIDERPEEVTDMQRNVRAEVVSSTFDEPPQRHVQVAEMVIEKAKRLVEHKRDVVILLDSITRLARAYNTVVPPSGKILSGGLDSNALHRPKRFFGAARNVEQGGSLTIIATALTDTGSRMDDVIFEEFKGTGNMEIVLDRKLADRRIFPAIDINKSGTRKEELLLDPEDLNRIWILRKLLSPLNPIDAMEFLLDKMQGSKDNTDFLASMNR
- the prfA gene encoding peptide chain release factor 1 translates to MFDRLESVAERFRKLESDLSNPDLLANQKEYQKIVKEHSEISPIVEGYQRYKDIRQQIQESQELLEQEDDSEMRELIRDEIVQLKKELETTEQQLKFMLAPKDPNDDKNVILEIRAGTGGEEAALFVADLFRMYSRYAEMRGWKVDIMDSHPTGIGGFKEITAAINGKGAFSRLKYERGVHRVQRVPATESQGRIHTSAVTVAVLPEAEEVDVFIDPNEIRVDVFRSSGPGGQSVNTTDSAIRITHLPTGLVVTCQDEKSQHKNKAKALKVLRARLLDQMQSEQDAKIAQERKSQVGSGDRSERIRTYNFPQNRVTDHRINLTLYKLESVMGGMIDEVIDPLITYFQSEALKSEE
- the prmC gene encoding peptide chain release factor N(5)-glutamine methyltransferase; translated protein: MGETWTILKVIQWTTGYFARKGIEQPRANAEVLLAHVLGLQRIELYLRHDQPLTTSELARYREAVRRRAAREPTQYITKKQEFWSLEFEVGPSVLIPRPETELLVENALKILGTGPARIMDLGTGSGAISVALAHECPTLQIIATDTSVRALEIARRNADRHNVSSRIFFVAMDLFAALAPLPLFDLIVTNPPYIGDAEFSELAAEVSGYEPHTALKGGGIEGLTVIRKILQEMPLYLKAGGALLMEIGHRQAALLQKEIEENPQIEFHEFISDYSGILRVLKLRKVNR
- the trxA gene encoding thioredoxin, with the translated sequence MAGKNIIEISDNNFEQEVLKSDLPVLVDFWAPWCGPCRAIAPVVEELSGEYEGKLKVAKCNVDDNPKTPSKYGIRAIPTLIIFKGGNVSEQITGAVAKSQIMAAIDKAVA
- the radA gene encoding DNA repair protein RadA — protein: MADQKTIYRCQQCGYVSPKWLGRCPECRSWESLVEEIAFRKTGKDIVGGSSQNCPVALIDIPSETEARILSGIGEWDRVLGGGLIPGSLVLVAGDPGIGKSTLLLQVLARLSEEKQVLYVSGEESPQQLKVRAMRLGVESPSLYVYSETLLEAVLDAVGKRTPDILVIDSIQTVHTRALDVAPGSVSQVRECAARLMRAAKESRVSIFVVGHVTKEGSIAGPRALEHLVDTVLYLEGDRTHTFRLLRAVKNRYGSTNEVGVFEMKEVGLEEVPNPSKLLLAERPTGVSGSVVACSVEGTRPLLVELQALVSATGWLQPRRTSMGVDSNRLSLLLAVLEKKLGLNFTQQDVFVNVAGGVRLLEPASDLAMTTALMSTYLDRPLPSELVVWGEVGLAGEVRGVGHSALRALEAQKLGFSKCLVPKSNAERLSQELEIECMGVKSLQDVLKLLF
- the rpmE gene encoding 50S ribosomal protein L31, whose amino-acid sequence is MKENIHPTYHQTVIRCACGNEIPTGSTKEDIRVEICSKCHPFYTGKQKLVDSAGRIERFRKKYEKFQNKETQE
- the murA gene encoding UDP-N-acetylglucosamine 1-carboxyvinyltransferase, with translation MDKLVIEGGIPLQGEVNISGAKNATLPLMAASLLAAGKHTLSNAPKLRDIRTMQNLLAHMGASCEHNDLLQIDTSDIHTLEAPYDLVKTMRASVLVLGPMLARYHRARVSLPGGCAIGARPINLHLMGLEQMGVEVQLDHGYVIARADRLKGATISFDQVTVTGTENLMMAATLAEGTTLLKNAAREPEVVALAEYLCKMGARIEGAGTAEITIEGVKELFPGSFRVIPDRIEAGTYLVAAGITGGELKLNSCRPEHLEAVIQKLQAAGLSIDAGDDFLRVRSNGIIQSVDIKTWPYPAFPTDMQAQFMSLMTLGNGVSVIIEQIFENRFMHVLELKRLGADIELDGRTAVVRGVKKLSGAPVMATDLRASASLVLGALAAEGITEVNRIYHLDRGYEAMEKKLAAVGARIWREKS